The Coffea arabica cultivar ET-39 chromosome 2c, Coffea Arabica ET-39 HiFi, whole genome shotgun sequence genome includes the window ATATTTTAAACGTTTTACTAATTAAActccaaattaaaaaaaaaaagactaactCATGGACTCAATTTAATGAGTCCAACACTTGTTAAACAAACCCACAGTTAATATTAAACTAAGAATAAAGACTAATCAATTTTGATGCTATTGAAAAAAGGCCtaaaagtccaaaatttatatgCTATTGAAAGAGAGGCATAAAGAATGTTAAACTACCAGAACAAATCACATATAGTAACTAGTAAGTTCAAGTAAATGTCAAATTAATTAAAAGAGTAAATCCCAAAGCAAATTCCGTACTATGACTACTTCTTCCCCCTTATCTTCATTTCGAATGCTCCTACTATCATCATATGTGTATTTAGAATTCTAGATTTTCTTTAGCTTATTATTtcatctaatatatatatatgctattCTTATCTATTAATAATTGGTTAATCTTGATTACACATTCTAACTTGTTTGTATGTCCTTTGATAATTTAATTGAAACGTAAAAATGTATCAATCTAGAGCTGTGGTGAACTATAAATAGCGACAATAACAAATAATGAAACAATAGTAAAACTAAATGAACGATTAGAATAacacaaataataataatattatagtAGAGAGAAGGAAATGACAGAATGAGATGAGGGAGaaaacaaaatgataaaagtacaAATTCACGGTCACTTACCACCCAAAGGCATATAAAATTATTATACCATCATTgtagataaaaaataaataaataaaacacgTATTAAAagagttaattttatatacactactAGTGTAAACACTGTACACTATCACAATTAGATAtatgacatatatatatatgtatatatataatttggatttcaaattcaaattcagatttGTTATCATATATCTaatagtgatagtgtatacacttttaatgtataaaatattaattctaATGAAATGAGGGCAAAATATGgataaaatgaattgggtaaatCTTTTATGTACTGTTAGTGAGAGGTTTAAATACATGTCATATATGCAAAATTTAGTGTtcattataaattaaatgacGTGACATGCATCTAAACCCATATACGCTGACATTgtaagaaaaattaatccaaatgaATTTAAGGAAGAAACTAAAACATATCTCTAATGATTCATGTAATTAAGCCCTAGTAGTAATGAGGTGAGCCCACTTGAATACGTTATCAGTGTATAAAATATTAATGCTAATTAAAAAATGGCAAACTAttgataaaattaattagataaatctTTTATACACTATTAATGTATACACATGCGAGTTCAAATGCATGTCGTATATGCAAATTTTGGTGTTCaagtaaaaattagaaaatgaatttacGGAAGAAAGTAAAACATACATCTAATGATTGACGTAATTAAGCTCTGGTAGTAGTCAAGTGAGCCCACTAGCTTCATGGGCTTAGGCCTGCAAGGGGGACAACTGATGATGTGCTTGACCATCATGGGAATCAATAGACCATAAGGCAAATGCAATCTATTCTAAAATTTTCTCTTGGGACTTGTAAGGCTTTATTTTgtcttgggataatttcagaaacctctcctaaGGTTTCTAACTATTTCATTAGCCTCCctccaaattttaaaaattatgctAAATTTCCTTGAGTTTAATTATCTTGTAACATTTAGACCCAACCAGTAATTGAAAAGTGAtattaggagagaaaaaaaatatatgatttTATCATTACCCTTCATCtactatattatttaattaatttaataccaATTCACACATTAAAGAAACCACTATTGTTGTTTATCATTAAAaatcaaatcacatatagcatcGAAAAATAGTATGTCATTCTATATTTTTTCACTTAATACAAGACTCAAATTACTTTTTTTAGTTCCATACTTAATATCAAATATAATcaacaacaaataataaaaaaatttgcaatTGAAACATTACAAAGAGCAAATTTTAACATCATAAATATCCTTGTCAACATATTAAAATTAGCTGTGGAGATTTTTATAGTATTAAACTTAGCTCTTTTCAATGTTTtggttgcatttttttgattatttgttattgATGATGTTTGACAATGGATCTAtaattgaaagaataatttGGACCTTATATTAAGTGACATATATAGAATATATACTATTTTTTGATACTATATGTGATTTGATCCTTGATGAGAAACAACAAATTCTAGTGTTTTCCTTTAATGTGTAGGCTAGTATTAGATCAACTAAATAATATAGTAGATAAGAGGCAATGATGGAATCCTATAGCTTGTTTCTCCTAATatcatttttttgttattggttGGGTTTAGATGTTACAAGATAATAAATCTCAAAGGAGATTaatgtaatttttgaaatttaaaggGAGACCAGTAAAatagtcagaaacctcaggggtagtttctgaaattatcccttttctcTTAGAAACTAATTacagttattaaaaaaaaaaaaaacacgtaAGGTACatatgaaattcatgcaacAAACAcataatggttttttttttttttgcccccttccccttaaaaaaaaaaaagagaagtaaAACGAGATGAGAAAACTTGTATTCCATGCTATCAGTTTTTTTAATCAACTAGCAACATTTAGACTAATCCTTCTCTAACCTACACTAGAGGAGGGTTCAATTGAGTCAAGCCAAATCatattgagttttttttttcactatcCATATTTGGTTAGTTAACACATATACttaagtttcttttttcttttttcttttttcatagcCAAGCCAAACCATGAAACTATAGTtacaattacaaaaaaaatatttacttaAGCTTAGTTTACCAGTTCACTTGTATACCGTATTATCTATGCTACGGATTTTAAACATTACTGGTTACCTTAGACGTAATTAAATTATATTTGAGGAggtttttttattaaaatttattaaCTATTACAGGAAAGACTTTAATCTGATGGCTAAGTTGGAGATCTCAGGATTcaaatctctctttttttcctcacTTCTTAAATCCCAACCTACCCTTgtctaaagaaaaaaaaaaaaaaggaataaagtaGGACCTCTAAAGACTGACCACCCtctattgttatttttctaGCGTATTGAAAGACTGACCTctattgtttggattgctgttttcCGTCAAAAAATtatgtcgttttccgtgatcacatttacctattacctttttccctcacatacatcaaatcgctatagtaatttttccatgaaaaatcatgaaaaatgcaatccaaacacaaggcaattaatcaaataatatgaacattgaatgtgtttaagtgtgtttggatagccaAATAATGGCCAGAAATTTTTTGCTTACATCACAAATACAATTTCatatacacctttttatcttcccaattacctttttatctcacgtacatcacatcacaaaaagtgctacagtaattatttcacaTATTTCAATTACCTTTGCACGATAGTAACTTTTGTAAGCTTGGACCAATTGATTCTTATAATTCAACATAATTGATTAAATCGCAATTTTGAATTCTaatctcaaatttttttattctatTGATGCCGTGGAGTTTGGAAGTTTTTCAAGTCATATATTGGCACATGCCAAATAAATACCCATTCTACTTGCGCCTATGTTCTATATTCCTTCTGACAgaattttctaaaatattttagagatccaaaaaggggaaaaaattaaacaaaaagtcAATCAAATgccccaaaaaagaaaacaaaaatgaaggaatttgacacaaaaaaaaagtgccccaaaaggagaaaaaataaagaaaacgaaaaaaatCATGTATACAATTCCTGGTACGAGTCTGCCTCAAAAATATACTGTATAAGTCAATCAAAAACCTCAACCCCAAAGGTCAAAACCCTTAAACCCTACGCTATTAATTCCAAACTCTGATAGGAATTCCTCCCCTTCTCTCCTCATCATCGAACAATTCCCACGGCGAACATGTATTCACCGCCGGAAAACCGAACCGACAGCAAAACTCGTCAGTATAATCCCTACCAAGACCTCGAAAGCTACAGCCATCTGCAGCCGCTTAAAACCCTTTACGATCTCCCAACTTCCCCTGAATTCCTCTGCTACGAAGATGCCCTCAAGAAGCGTCGATCAACCACGGAGAATATCACGTTCTACACGGGTACATCCTACTTGCTCGGGGCCGTCACCGGCGGAATCACCGGAACGTTTTCAGGCCTCAGGGCAGCCGAAGCAGGGGAGTCTTTGAAGGTTAGGATGAGTCGGGTTCTCAGCTCCGGCGGCCACTCCGGCCGGAAATTCGGGAACAATATGGgtattttggggctgatttttGCTGGGCTTGACAGTGTGGTTTATAATCTTAGAGGGGAAGTTGATGATGGTTTGAACCCTGTTTTGGCTGGGCTTGGTACTGGGGTCCTTTTTAAGGCCGCTGCCGGACCCAGATCGGCTGCTGTCGCCGGAGCACTTGGTGGCTTGGCCGCTGGTGCGGCTATTCTTGGGAGGAATGTGATGAAGAGATCTATGCCGAATCTACCGATTTGACCCTTGATTCATCCTCGTTGAGGGTACAGTTGGGGTTTCAGACTTAGGTTTTTGGGATTTCCGTTAGGCTattctctttatttatttattttttaattttgtaaatGTAATTTAGTCTGTTGACTTGTCTGAGGCTATGGATGAAGGTTTGCTGCTGcgttgttttcttttctctttggaAGTTTAGCTAAAATCTATTCTAGAAATTAAGGGTGGATATCGATATTTTTTGTTGCTTTTATGGGATCATATGTGATTTATTGATTTATCTAATGGAGCAGATGCTAAAGATTTTTAACTGACCTCATATAATGCACCAAGGCTCGCATCCCTGTTGAGTGCGAGCCAGGCTTTTGAGTTCACCGGGAAGACTTttcgaaggaaaagaaaaggataaaaaagtaattgaaaaaataatcatagatgttgaatttaaatttatacGCTAACGAGTTTAAATCATATGTCAtagaacatgaatttaaattaAAAACTCAAATTATACTGACATACATCAAAACTTGTTGTTAGCGTAAAAAAAATAACTACACTATCAATGCATCAAAAATTAATCTTTTAATCTTTAATTTATTGGGTGAAGTGTTTTTCCGGTGAATCTCTTGGCTTCGCCTTGCTCCATGCTTAAGTTAGCTTTGGAGGAAAAGGAGAACCTTATGATTAGAGTAAAAAAATGAGATGGTAGGGGGAATTGTAGTTTATTCCCAATGAATCCTTGCCCTAGGAAAGACGAAGTACTTATACCTTGCATGAGTGGGTCACGGTGTGCCATGCATACTTCAAGATTATGTCTACGACCTCCACGTTGAGGTCATTAGGCAGTCATTAAAATCCGATTCGGAGCTCGGTTCGAAAAGGTGATTGATCATCGATTTAACTGTGGATTGGATAATTCAACCGGGGCTTGCACAGTAACTATATTAtgtaatataataatatattttaaattataaaaataataaaaattttaaattgatAGTTCAATCAGCGGTTCAAttgacagttttttttttattcatcgGTTGAACCACTAAATTATTAACTGATCAACAAATTTATTATTTGATCGATCTAATTAGTAATCCATTTCAATCCTATGCCTAGTTTACTAGGTTGATCGATTCAATTACCGAACAAGGCCGGATCGGATTTTATACCTATGTCATTAGGTGATGTGGTGCATGGAACCTATTCAAcagttaaatttttattttgatggCTCGTTGAGTTACTTCACCTCTTGATACTTGAAGGACACTAAAGATGGCAATGCCGCACCGCCGGGGTAGAAATGGCGTGGGGGATGGGGCAGGgcgggggtgggggtggggaaACATACACCCGCCTCATCCCCGCatgtaacatatatatatatatatatatatttatatatataatacaatcCTAAATTTCTTAAAGTTGCACCCTTACTTACAAGTACAACACTAGTCAGTGTCAATGGCAGCCGCAACAACTGAAGAAATTTCTTGGACTATTGTTGATTTGTTTCTAACGCCCTCCTCCCAAAGACTAAGCTATCCAATTCCAACCTGTTTTGCTCCTAACCCTTTTTTATTTCGATCGGTTCCCTTCCTCCGCACTGAATGTAACTTGACTTGTTATGCTTTATTTCATCTTGACAGCTTTTTAATCTTATTTAACATTGTTTACAATTGTATTATTGTAAATCAACATTTATGATAAGTTGATTTCTTCCCCCGCAGGTAGAGGTGGGCACaggtcgggtacccgcccctaaCATGATTTGGCTGACCCGACCCTAATATATCAGATCAATTATTTTGCAACTCTAACCCGCTCCTAATGTCTTCGGGTACCCGCTATTTGGATATCCGAAAAAAGGGACGGGTCATAGGGTACCCGCTCCTGACCCGCcactaaaaaaaactatttttcaataaaaaaactattttccacttaatatcaacatgtttttcaataaaaacaaacatgattttccaattaatattggtagagatattgtaattaaagtccatacatcaccattctcacaCAGTTCATCCAACAATCAAATCGATCtcataaatttagtacatattagAATTATAATATCTAATGGACAAAACGAAGTttcataataattttgagtacatcaccattttcacacatttcatccttctacaacacaacaaacacaaGGATAATAAGTATTTGGCAACTTCCCCAACTTCCTTAAGGATGTTATGATACAAGACTGCATCCCAAATAAGTCGATTGTGAAATCAAGTTCGGAAAAGAATTGAATAGAactaattatttttggaaaaaatataacaaaaaataacctgaaaaaatcttccccaacttttttacatctttggaatagaccttatggtattaaaggtgatgaaaaagaaaaataatttcttACACTAATAAAAGAGACATaattgcaataaaataaatcaaataaataaataagtgaaaGACACAAATGTTTTAATTATCTAGCTAACAGAAAATTGAAACTCCAAACACAAATCTTTGATTGGATTGATGCAAAATTTGCAGGCAAGATCGATGGagatagaataaaaataaaaaggatgaaagggatgaacaatttttataacagaatttcacaaatttttttttcattttgttcatttgGTTCATGCTTGACCGAGAATATTTGCTTTCTTCAAATAAGATGAGTAGAGGTGGATCATATAGGATTAGAATATGAGGCAGTGAGTCATTTCACTTGCACTtagaattaaaaattataaagttATAAAATGATccctaattttttaatatttataaaatatacccTGCGGGTCGGGTATCCTACAAAGTGATAAAATGATacctaattttttaatatttataaaatatacccTGCGGGTCGGGTACTCgcggatttttatttttctgatccgTATCCGTATCCGATTTTTGCAGGTACCAGACCCTTATCTGCCCCGCTAAGAAAAATCGGATCGAATATCTTATTTTTCGGATCGGATCAGATCGGGTTTATCAGGTTTTCGGATCAACGGATTTTTGGCCCAACCCTACCCGCCGGGGACCGTGGGAGAAACGGGGCAGGGGCAGGGGCGGGGTGGGGGGCAGGGGCGAGGGATGGGACGGGGGACGGGAGGAGTTGTTTGACAATGGGGCGGGGAGTGGGGGAATGatcccccgccccattgccacccctaaAGGACACCCGTGAGTCGAATATCTCACTAGGTGTGACCTGTCCTTTTTCAATTTTGTCCTTCTTCAGTGGTATTAAAAGAATTTTCCAAATAATAATGTATCCAAACAaactaatttcaaattttggttcTCATTGGACAAGTTTGGGATGGATTGAGTTGGTACTCAATTCGTAGTAAAAATATTTCTGGTAAACAGGTCGAATTTTATTATGATGTTGCATTGTATTCTGCTCCTTTTGACTTGTGATGACtgaagttttgtttgtaaatgatTAGACGAGTTCTttacttccttttttttggggtgcAATTACACCTTGtgcaattttttctttcaattattGCTAAAAGAATTAGAGATGAGAAGCTACTAAACAACATGTTCGATTAAGATAAGATATGGAGGAAATAAATTGTTATAAATAATTCATGAAGCAAACTAAACCCAAAAAACGATGAaataaagtttgaaactgaTTGTTGTTCCACGGAGAATTAAGAAACAGGGCTTGATGCACCTATAATTACAGAGCTCCCAATGATCTGTATGTATCCAGTAAAATGAAAGGAAGCTGTTCAAGTTCTAAGGACTTTACACGTTGCCAAGGTTCATGGTCAAGCACTTTGGGGCAGCAAAGTGCAGATTCTTGATTGAAATTAAATGACCTGTTCAGAATTAGATGGTGAAATAGGGTACCATGTCTTTACGGTGGCAACTATCGTAGACAATTTGAACACTTTGCCTACGATGTCAGTGGTCTTGGGCCTCTTGGCTCATTTTTGTCCTCTTGCTTGGAATGTTGTCACGCTTGGGAATTAGGCGGCTACGGTTGACTTTCCATGCATTTAAAATAGGTATTATACTTCTTCAAAATTTTGGTATATACCTAGTTGCATGCAAGTTGGACGGGGTAGGGATGGGTTGAATCGTATGGGAGAAGAATACGTAAGTATGGGATATCGAATTCGAAACTTTTCATTTATATTTAGAAGGGGGATGAAAGATAGGTTGGATGGTATAAAAGAAAGGAATGTAAATGTGAGATCCTGGATTCGAGATCTCACACTTACACTTAATAAAAAGGTggggaaggaaggaaggaaagaaTGGATGACTTGGGTAATACGGGAATAAAGAATATATGTTAGAGATCTCGAATTTGAAATCTCCAACTAATActaaaaaacttttttaaaaaaaagttacaaaatttTCTATCAATAAAGTTATGTAAGCGTACGTTATGTCATGTAAAAATTATAACCAAAAAAAGCTACAaaattttctatcaaaaaaattATGTAAACGTACACTATATCGTGTAAAAATTATAACAAGTGCACAACTGCACAGCTGCAGTGAACCTGTCCAAAGTCTGTTGTACTGCGGCATTCTATCTTGTTTATCTACTAGAATATTGGAATTCAGTAAACACATACAAGCAGAATGCGTATACACATATGATGTGTGTGATGGCTCAAAATAGAAGCACTATTTACATTCCGTcatcaaattcaataaattcaCAGGAAAATCAAACAGAAACACAAAGAGATGTTTTGTTCTAGTGAAAATAGAACTAAAGAATAAGCCATTTTGCTCATCAACGTAATTGCATATGATAAATGCAATTATTTGAACATATCAGGGACCATAacgcattattttatttttgaaggACTACAAAGGGATTATGTATAGATGTAGGAGCCACTCTTTTCCTGCTTTTAAAGAcctggttttatttatttatttattttgaatacTTGCACAGAGATTTCTTTCGCTTGTCATTCATACGAGCAGAATAGAGTACATAAATAGGATCCAACCTCAATGCAACCCGTGAAAgcctttcaattttttttttaatcacaaaCAAATTTCTTCAATTCTCACTGATCATATGAGCAGAATTGAACATGCAAGGAGGATGCAACCCCAAAAAGCCATCAACGGAAAAATAAAGTAACAAAATCAGTGACGGACATAAGGGGGCTTCAAATTCTGTGTCCCCAAACTCCTCTTGTCCCTATGTCCCTTGTCCCACTTCCTGCCACGTGTTTATCATAATAAATGATGTTTTACAGATTCTTCTATCTTTCTCACAGAGTAATAGAAATGGGtaaatcatcatcatcctcacaaaCTAGGATGGCTTTGTACTGACAGCATGACCGAATTTCCCCGTCTTCATTCTTAAAAACTTGATTAGATTCGATGTGTACTATGTACATCATCAATGGATAAGTATGCTCAATCAATCGTTTAGACATTTTCTATATTACCCTACATATAACTGGGAAATCAAAATTAACACCATATCAGATTTTTTTACGTTTCACATTAAAATTTCTACAGACAAATGCTACGTTTTTGTATGAAAACAAAATTCCCTTCAGCTCTAAGTTCATTTGAAAATCTAACATAAAAAGACCAAAGAAAAATTCAGAAGAATACTTGGTTGTTGATGGCTATTGATGCTCTCTCCTTAACAATTCTTCTCGCTTCTCCATGCTAGCAAAAGCACATAAGTTTAGACCTACCAGCAAAGAGGCTAATATGGAGAAGAATGTACTGGTGGCTGCttagaaaatgcagaaattaAATTAAGTAATTAAAGGGGATTTTGCAATTTAGCATgacaaaaaatgatttttgactCTACAAATTTGGCTCACTTACTTTCAAAAAGGAAGAATCCACGTGGCAGCCAATGGTAACAAGGGGACAGAGGATGGCAAGCCGACATAACTCTAGCTTTCCAAAATATTGCATAAAGACTGTAAAATTTACCCAAAGAGTTTTAGCtttaaactatatatatatatatatatatatatatatatattttaaatataagTGGGAAGTTTTGAACTCAATACTACCTCTCAATTACACTAAAAACTCTATCAATTTGCCCGCCCCCAACATATTTATAGTTAGTTAGGTTGTTAATTTCCTTTAATTTCTGCTTTAAAAAGAGTGTTCTATAATAAACTAACTCTAGTTTCCTCAACTAAAAAAATATCTCACAATCAACCAACTCTACTTTCCTATTACTTTAAGTTTTAAATATTATCTTAGGAAATATTAATTTCGCTTATGTAAGTTTcccaacaaaacaaaatattaGATTCTTTATATCAGTTAATCATAGGAAAACATTATACAAATAGGAAACAATTGACAAGGAAATTAATGGAAAAAAATTCTATTTAAACATCATctacatgaaatttaaaaaaaaaaaaaacaatcgaTGTATTATGTATAAGTGAGAAGCCAACTCCTAAAACCGCCAATTTTCTTGACCAACCACACATCAATCTTTGATCTTACCCAATTTCGTTTATCTCACCTCAAACACCTACTCTTCCTATCTTCC containing:
- the LOC113723592 gene encoding mitochondrial import inner membrane translocase subunit TIM23-3-like; amino-acid sequence: MYSPPENRTDSKTRQYNPYQDLESYSHLQPLKTLYDLPTSPEFLCYEDALKKRRSTTENITFYTGTSYLLGAVTGGITGTFSGLRAAEAGESLKVRMSRVLSSGGHSGRKFGNNMGILGLIFAGLDSVVYNLRGEVDDGLNPVLAGLGTGVLFKAAAGPRSAAVAGALGGLAAGAAILGRNVMKRSMPNLPI